In Hyperolius riggenbachi isolate aHypRig1 chromosome 1, aHypRig1.pri, whole genome shotgun sequence, the genomic window gctgccccctagtataggttagattaggtaggtgccccccagtataggttagataggtagctgctccctagtataggttagataggtagctgctccctagtataggttatattaggtagctgtcccccagtataggttagattaggtaagtgccccccagtataggttagattaggtagctgcccccagtataggttcaggtaggtgccccccagtataggttagattaggtcgctgcccccagtataggttatattaggtagctaccccccagtgtggttagattaggtagctgccccccagtataggttagattaggtagataccccccagtgtggttagattaggtagctgccccccccccagtatatgttagataggtagctgccccccagcatagttaGGTACCCGCCCCCACATAATGTTGGGGGGAGTCAGCCGGGAATgggcagtccgacctctccctcccttcctctccgcgggccgccctctgtgctccccccctccaagtctgactgcagagtgagcgcaggaAAGCGTTGTGTACAGagggcaactcacctgcctgcgtttcATTCGCCTCTCACTCGCCGCTGGTCACCTCCTCTGCCTAGCcgatgatacacacactgcttcctcggCTAGGCAGAGGAGGCGACCAGCGGCGAGTGAgaggcgattggaacgcaggcaggtaaGTTGCTCTCTGTACACAGCACTTCCCGGCGCTCACTCTGCAGTCAgactccgaggggggagcacagagggcggcccgcggagaggaagggagggagaggtcgggctgccctcccgtggctgactcccccctccattacagcgcccccactccttcagcgctcagggcggccgcacggccctagaaacgggcatgcaTGTATGGCCAAACTTAATTGAAATGTCCTCCTAATGCAGGGGTGCcaaactcaatcatgtaaggggccaaaatagtttaagatttaacatttattgtatcAAACTAAGTGGCGTAACTATAGCCACTGTGGGGGGGGCCCACtcttcccccttctgcagagtagcgcagtggagcagtttaatacatATCTGCTCCAATATGTAGTGACAAAAAGGAAGATTCagggagccccaatagtgtaaaatcGATGGTATACAGGTTATTACTTGATAGAatggtatactcacaaacacaggttgCCGAGCTAGGCAACCACTGAATGCACCAATGGGTATTTTTTCCTGTCCCCACTAAGATGTCGCTCCCTGTGGATAGTAAAGGGTAGTAACACCCATCCAAAATCACTCTgaggaacagaggcaccaatgaaatataaaatacattaaaaactgtttaaaatgtgtgtgcgtgtggggggggggggggggggggggcatccaaattagcATAGTCTTATAGCCAAACTATAGTGCCACTGTCCATAGCCACAATTTGCCCAGTGCCATAGCACTGCCGCTATAGCTGTCACAATCCCTGCCTCGGGCACCCAAATAATTCTTTAGGCACTGCCATAGCTGGTAATTGCAATAATGTAAAGCATCACTTCGAGCACAAATGTTGTCCTGGATTTGTGTAGGAATAGCTGACCAGGGATCTAGGCACTGGCCACTTCCTGCACAACAGACTGCTACATGATGCAATCTTGCCAAAGAGATTCCGTCTGTGCCTTCTCCCTAGCAGTCTGAACAGGAAGATATTGCAATCCAAGAAGTATCAGTCCCACCAAAATGCCCTAAACGTGGCCAGGTTCTTTATTATTCCTTTTGGCCCTGTACAAAAAAACCTAGTGGCTCTGGTTTTATGGCTTAACTACTTACCGCACGCCGTGCATTATATTCACGGCCGCGGCTCGCTCCTGCCGCCGTTACCGCCGGTTagcggggagatgaatgaatgagagtgcagttcccattcattaatctaagtccccgattcaatgaatgcCGGCATCTATGAGACgcctgcattcattgtatctttccTGTTAAGTGCCACACATTACTTCTGATTCACGTGCTTGCGTATGTGAATCGGAAgtgatgactgaggacatcttgtggccaaatagttagTTACACAAAAATGAAtttgtatttaataaaaatccccacactgagttttataattaactattttcctcccacaccctcccatagtaaccaaactttttttttgtataggaaaaaaaaattacataaaaaaaaaacatataagtagttaacttagggactgaacttttttaatatttacgtcaagagggtatatagctattaatttttaatttacaagcttgtaattagtgatggacgcaaaactgaaaaaatgcacctttatttccaaataaaataatggcgccatacattgtactagggaaattttttaaatgttgcaataacggggacaaataaaatgtgcggtttttatccacagtagaatgttttattttaacactataatggccaaaaactgagaaataatacattttttccttattattccaatAAAAATGCGTTTAggataaaattattcttagcatactgtacctcccaaagaaagcctaattggtggcgagaaaaacaagatatagatcattttgctgttagtggttaaagggatactgtaggggggtcaggggaaaatgagttgaacttacccgggacttctaacggtcccccgcagacatcctgtgcccgcgcagccgctcaccgatgctctggccccgcctccggttcacttctggaatttcagactttaaagtctgaaaaccactgcgcctgcgttgccatgtcctcaatcccgctgatgtcaccaagagcgcacagcgcaggcccagtatggtctgtgtctgcgcagtacgctcctggtgccatcagtgggagcgaggacatggcaacgcaggcacagtggttttctgactttaaagtcagaaattccagaagtgaactggaggcggggccggagcatcggtaagtggcggcgccaacacaggatgtctgcgggggaccattagaagccccgggtaagttcaactcattttcccccgacccccctacagtatccctttaagttattgttgaaagaaagggaggagcactgacaggtgaaaatttctATGGTCCACAAcaggaaaaaaccctcagtggtcaagtagttAAATTAAcatctggtcatgtgatcaaaataTTACAATAGGATTCTTAGCTGCAGAAGCCTCAAGTCACAAAACAGTAACATATAAGCACTTTGATTATTATGCTAATAAATAGATGACTTATTAGAGTGCTATTATATCATCCTTATGACTGCTTTCCACATAATACCATTTATTATTTATGAATTTCCAGAATAGCTCTATCACCCGCAGAGAATATGCATCACTCTCTATGACTGATAAtataagtgacaaagtgaaaggaGAAAAGAAGCAATATGCCACTACTGAAGAGAAAGACTATCCTGACAACCCCTCATTCCATGAAGCAGGCAACTTTCCATGGATGGTGACATCAGAAAAGTTGAGCACAACAAAATCAAGAGAGCACCACTCAGATGCCGGTCAAACATCTCCCAGAAATGTTGCGGTGCAACAGTACAGTAACCCTCAATATGCTGAGCCTGATGATTCCAACTCGGAAGACACATTTTATTGTTTAGAACGTGACGGTGATGGGGAGAACTCTCGGAAACAAAACCTGCTTGCTCAACAAGCAAATGATGCTACAAAAGATCTTAGCACTTTAGGATTATCTGACCTCACCTCAAATGTGAATGAAAGCAGCCTGCTACATGACGCCACTGAAATGATCCACGATTCAAAACACATAGAACCCTGGAAACGTGATCTTCTTTATTCTGACGGTAAAGAAAGAGGGAGAATGCCAGAAGAAATAGTGGACAATAAGCATGCCATTCACCAAGAAAATCTTGAGATACACAAGTTAAAAAGTTTCTTAGATAGAGAAGATCAGATGAATATCCCAGATCAGCGGACTGATTATGAAAGCAAGGCCCTTCGAAAGTCTTTAAAGCAGCTGCACGAGAATGCTCGGTACCTAAGAATCGAAAATCTCCAGTGCAGACAgcaaatcaccaggctcacagcaGACAAAAATATTCTCCAGTTACAATTGTCTAAAGCAGAGCAAGATGCCGAGGTGTATCTCCAGCAAGTGAAAGTTCTGACTGAGAAATGTGAAGCCCTTCTGAACCAAAGGCAACATGTTCAGGATGAAGGAAAATATCTGAGTATAGACAAACATTCTCTGATGAAAGATGTGGAGGACATGAGGATGGAAAATAAGAAGCAACTTATAGAATTGTTAATGGCTACTGCTGAAAAAGAGGAGCTTCTTAAGAAGTTGGATTCTTCAAAGAAAATGTTGATGTCCTGTTCTCGAGAGAAAGAAGAGCTACATGGCCAACTAACTGAGGCACTCGTGGAAAACTGCTGCTCTGGAGAAAAGTACATGACAGTTCAAGCCTATATCTCAAGGTAGGGGAGATTATGACTGGTGACAATCAGTTTCCAAACCATCTCCAACAAAGTAGACCACTGACTGGTCATTTTAAACCAAATATAGGAATGAGATTGAATTCTTCCAGAGTTTACCAGAATAGTTTATATTACAAAGAAGAGAAGACAAATGGCAGAACAGAGGAACAAAAGTCAAAATATATGAGTTACTATTGCACTAGTGGTGAAAATAGACCAGAATGGCAGTCCATGACCAgtgcactcttacaccatcacagGGATAATGCAATATCAGTACAGCGTGAATCTGAaagttttttccccaaaaatgtaGAATATAATAAAAAGCTAAACAGTGAAAGATCACCACTTGGCACAAGTATGGAAACAACACTGAAAACTCAAACACATTCACTAAAGTGGGTCAACTCCCAAAAAGGTGATAACCTTTTCAATAGCTACAATTCCAGAAACTCGGTTTTCAATGAGGTTACCATGAATGATCTTCAGAAAAGAAATTGTCACTCTTATTGTGGCATGTTTAAGGAAATGAGCAATTTTCAGTACAAAGAAAATACTGTTGCCTTTGAAGGTATGTAAACAATAATTATTCAAGTTAAAACTCATAAAATTCAAAAAGGTTTTGCAAAAGAAGGATCTTTCAAAACAACCTACAGGTTTGCTGGAACCAATGCAAAAATGTTGGCTCGCCAGTTGTAAAAAATGGCGCCCTTCTTACTTACTGTTACAAAGCACtgaaaaagaaattgcttctccaAACTGTATTGTGGGGCTAGTGcatttaagatggccatacaagatacaataaaatgatccaatcttACAgcaataccaaaaaaaaaaagattggttgtacagatgatggaaaactttttttttaatttgtttgaaAACTCCATTctaatttaccttttttttttttatagacaagTCGATCGGTAGTGGAGGATTTttctgatacatttttatgaaaattgaatggtgtagggtagattgtcaattttgcTAATGTGTAGatgcaagcaattttttcagagtgtgcaaatattttttcttcataattggggaaaaattgaacacgtgtTTGGTACATTGGACAGATTTTTCaaagttacaatcaatcagagaaATTTGTTGAAATCTAAACAATTGTATGGCGTGTGTCCACCTTAAAAGAaatctaaaggtgctcattaacggtacaatttgttCACCAAATGTGATCTTTTGTTGCGATTTTATTGATCGAATTGTATAAAAAGTTTTACAATTATGAAGGTAATCGATAAGTAACGATTCTTCGGGCCGATTGCTAAACAGGATAAAATCGATACAAAAGCTGccttttatgatcgaatttgaagaaagaatcattcagtaaatgtgaacaatctatAATTACCTTCCAATTATTTGCAAACGTAAAAATCACATCGAAAgattgcatttagtgaaaaattgtaacgtTAATGGGCACTTTCAAGTTTAaaaaactgaagtaagaggtatatggaggctgccatatttatttccttttaatcaataccagttgcctggcagccctgctgatccactgcctctaatactattagccatagcccctgaacaagcatgcagcagatcaggtgtttcagactttaaagtcagatctgacaagactagctgcatgcttgtttctggtgttattcagatactactgcagagaaatagaccagcagggctgccaggcaactggtattgattaaaaggaaataaatatggcagcccccgtatacctcttacttcagttcccctttaaaaaaaagcagtttaactttcCTAAAATTGACAGTTTGTTATTATTTGTCTATCATAATGTCTGTGGTGCTCTCACCACAGTTTGTTTACACTCACATTCTGGGGCAAAGCAACAGCCATAGCGGCTGCCAGGCTGGGctgcttgattgctgctgcacGAACTGAGACTTCTCCAGAGCAGATACTAAGTAGGAGATGTTCAATGGTTCAAATGAAGTTGACTTACCATGACTTGGCACAGAGAACCATGAACCCTCTGGTAAACCCTGTCTATACTGATCAGTTGAGGATCTGTTTACATGATCACAGTTCTCATGTTCTTCATGTAAATGAAGATATCCCCGTGACAGTGTGTTTGGCAAACAGACAGGCCCTCCATCTTCTTTAGGCTGGGAAGTGAGCTAAGACTTCAGGATGccatgacataggagaccagggttcgaatcctggctaggaccagttcctattcagtaaggagtcattgggcaaaactccctaataCTGCAAGGTGGCATATTGAGCgtaccctaagtggctgcagctcttaagcATTATAAGTccaataggagaaaagtgatataTAAATGTTagaattaatattattattatatgcttAGATCATGCAACTGTGACCTTGGGCAGATTTTGGTATACCAAGTAGAATCTATTAATTCCATCTTTAATGTGCTCTACCTCACTTGGATTGGTGACGCAGAGGAAGACAAATCTAACTGTCCATAAATATTGAAAATAATTTGAACAAATATCTTGTTTTGCTTTGTAACGTGGTAAAAACTTAGACCCTCAGTCACATTCTATTTCTGTCTGGCCCCATTTGGGAGTCTTTCCCTTAGTTCCTGTCCTAgagacagtcagggctctgctacaCATAATCCATATATTTCTATGGAGAATACAGTAGGGGCTGGAGACACAGGGAGTGAAAAAAAGATGTTCAGCTGAAAAAAGATTAGAGTGTTAGTGGAATAGTAAGGTTAGGAAATCTGTCACAGAAGGACACAAAGAGCAGTAAAATCCTGACAGAGGCTTTGTTTCCAGCTATATCCAAAATGgggatgggagggggaagccaaaGTGTCAATTTAAATGTCAACTGCAGGGAGAGgtcaatggaggctgccatatttatttccgtttaagcaataccagttgcctgactatgctgaccctgaacaagcatgcagcatatctggtgttcctgacatttttgtcatatctgacaagattagctgcaagctcgtttctggtgttattcagatactactgcagccaaatagatcagcagaacagccaggcaactggtattgcttgaaaggaaatactgtatttttggactataagactcactttttctcccccaaaagtggtgggaaaaagtcactgtgtcttatagtccgaatgcaggaagttcctgacttgtgagcgactgccaatacaaacctccaaccctccgcaacgttggggactccctgtagtgttgccatgcagaggaggacacagggggacaaacagaggaaacaggggaacacaaaggggcatagaggaggacacaaggaggacagaggcggaacatggaggacacagcaggacacttggcctcaattcactaagctttatcaaacactttatcaaacgtttaataatttacctcatgggtaaaatctcattttgaattcactaaggtgttatatatttattgaatgttttatcgataaaacgttcaataaatctataacaccttagtgaattcatgttttatcgataaaacgttcaataaatctataacaccttagtgaattcaaaattagattttacccatgaggtaaattatcaaatgtttgataaagtgtttgataaagcttagcgaATTCAggccaagggggacagaggaggacacagggagacataaaaggtacaaagggggcataatccacaagatgcccttcaccatggatgcaccaggtttagtatatatatcgtttcccttggtttttgtcctctaatcctaggtgcgtcttatggtcaggagcgtgttatagtccgaaaaatttgataaatatggcagactccatattcttctcacttcagctgtcctttaataatgttttaaaatatgctaattGTTTTCAAAATGCAAAATTACACTTACATCTCGTTTTATCCAAATTGTCTTAAAGGAGGAGCAAGGCATAACAGTAAAGCAGAGGGCTATGGAGTATGGAAAGCATTTGACTCCCACTACCAAGAATAAGGAATTTCCTGAAAACACACCATGCCTCAGTCCATGGAGTCTAATGGAGAAACACTGAAAGATTAAATGACAAAAATGTGTTATTAAAGCTCAGCTTAACCGAAATCACCCTTTTATGTGTGAATTGAATAGAGAAACATGTCCTTGGAACTTCCATCAGCAAACTGAGCCTGAGCAGAAATCTCAAGCTCTGTCTTCCAggagtattgagggagagggataTATAAtctgtaagggctcatttcccCTATATGTGTTGCTTTGCgcatttcagcaacatgtatatgGGTGGTGTGCAAGGACATTAGAGGCGCATAGATTGCACTGATGCATCAGATATTCCTGTAGACAGTATCAACAGAAttatttttaactgcagtatagtaaagcaaccacaagatgtcagtgtctgtagaatgatgtgaagctctctatggtattgtgatttcttgTATTCATTCTGtgctcctctctgttctaagctgCACTTCCTGGTAGTGGTATATGATCTATCTCTgcgtgtttttcttcagtaaagagttctaacttgttatactgggtgccctaTCTGCGTTTACAGACCGCTCTGCTCCATCAGTTCCCACTTCCATTCTGTGCAGCAGTGCGTTGCAATTACGTACTGCTGTCTCATTCACTGTCATTGAATGGGATCAGCACTCCAAGAAAGAGTAACGCAGGTGCTTTGTGTTTAGGTACAAATACACTGGCACCTTCACTGTACGGTAGAAATGAGGCCTTGTGTGTAAGCTACGTATCAGAATGCCTACACTCATGCGTGGGTTTCATCATAAGGATGAAGATGCTATCCCAGGAAATACCGTAGAAGCCAATATGGCTACCCCATCCTAAAAATGTCACAAAAGCAAGTGCGGGTCTTAAAGTTTATATTTTGGTCAGGTGTCTACTAGCTggttctttttacattttttttcaatgttttgtATTTTGCACAATACAGCTCAAGTCAGCActgttttatttcctttttttggtGAAGAAAAATTAGCTAAATTTTGTGATAAAGAATATTGGGCATATCATATACTACTTTCTTGTTTCacaactcttaaggtggccactaataataCAATCTTCATTCTAtcttacagtatattctggcgtataagactactttttaacccttgaaaatcttttgaatagtcaggggtcgtcttatatgccgggtgtcattgatgccgggtgatacgccctatcctgttaccaactctcagatctcgctgctgaggactgtagtgaagctgcgcaggcgcacatgtgcgagatctgagaggcagagaaaaaggtaaataggatacaatggtgggccagaagggtgaaagaggcgtgttttatgggcacagcgcgatctgtTATTCCCTacctctctgataaacagggagacagggagagctgaccaatccacttaaggagagggagagttgaccaatccaaccagtttatcgcctatatactgttatatactgggtactacatacagtacagcaccagtatctgttgatacatagcaccagtataagatatttttttattcttatttggtgtgcgttggaagagaggagttagtcttatacggcgagtatatccaaaACTCTAtactttaactggaaaagttgggggtcgttttatacacccagtcgtcttatacgccggaatatacggtaccacttctatgtaatatgaaggATTGCCCTAAAATATGCATCCATAAGTATATTCACTCACTGTGCCCTACTACTACAGTACTGCATAGATTGGATAATATTGTATTATTAGTAAACCCCTTTAAAGCAGTCCATTCACAAGAAATGTAAGAAAAACTGAAATTGTGAGATAAGTTGAGAAAAGAAACATTTGTGAGGATGGCTGAAAAGAGGTTGGGTATATGTAGCCATTTAATTACTTAAGGACCACagcccacagcccccccccctttttttttttacaactcaatgctctgcagctttaataattTGCTGCAGAGCCAAACAAACAACTTAGCAGACAAAtcaaacccccccctccccccctttctggcgaccaacagagctttctgttggtgggctctggtcGCTGCTGACAGATATAgggtttttttaattaatttttttgttatttaattttgaataaaatcgtttattttgtttttatttcttcctccccccgacagccaatcagggcgatcccctctcataggcatcagcctatgagaggagatCGTGTTTGGAGCCTTTCCAGGGTACAGtcgagtgacagggctgtccccagtacagcgttgcatTAGTGCGCAGCGCTGCACAAGGAAAAAACCAGCTGTTTATTTTTCTTTCAGACTGTTCAGTCAGTTATCTCCGCTCCATCACTCAAACAtacctgctaatctccgcccaccgctcttgacccttttggcgttaggcggtcctggggctgccaccttcccgacgcctatcggcagTTAAAAGTGTTGTTTTTGAAACTAAAGTGTAAAGACAGTtgtcgcccctccccccccccccccccccccaagtaataATAGTCATGTGGCCTGTGTGAGATTTAAAAGACGTggctgcttggggggggggggggggggattgtcctTTCTGCAATagcactgtaacgatcggtgtcagcacgcagagggaatctgatcattggtgatctgccgtatcaccaagaatgcagatatatacctgattatggatgatctgcagattcaccaataatacagatatagtactaacctctggacacctgtatgtaatcgtgagtgcttggtgtaacagtaagactttgagtaatgcacctgcagagcaggtgatattaggcagtatgggcaatactgctcttagagagtacagaaacctcccagcagcctaagactctccaaggggtggagtcaggctgaaggtagggaggaccagagagtgagtgacacctgaaggtggatgtcactgacagatctggagactatctcttatggggagagatagctctcgaggtcgggcaagccaggtcggcaacacacggacaaagtacaaagacagaaagctgattcggtatccaatacAGGCAGgggttggcaacggaatatcagatttgcgtggtaccgaatcagagagcagaggagtagttaggaaagcaataggtcataacaaatatcaaacaatgcctagtcttgggtgtgaggtccgtggtctcgacacc contains:
- the CCDC110 gene encoding coiled-coil domain-containing protein 110 isoform X2, producing MQEQVMGTSTAAIHSTDLSLSSTENVFQNVQELNKSSQITLEVHSEVTDILNQSIREMEDFHSPFTTEMTSTPKEENKNSSITRREYASLSMTDNISDKVKGEKKQYATTEEKDYPDNPSFHEAGNFPWMVTSEKLSTTKSREHHSDAGQTSPRNVAVQQYSNPQYAEPDDSNSEDTFYCLERDGDGENSRKQNLLAQQANDATKDLSTLGLSDLTSNVNESSLLHDATEMIHDSKHIEPWKRDLLYSDGKERGRMPEEIVDNKHAIHQENLEIHKLKSFLDREDQMNIPDQRTDYESKALRKSLKQLHENARYLRIENLQCRQQITRLTADKNILQLQLSKAEQDAEVYLQQVKVLTEKCEALLNQRQHVQDEGKYLSIDKHSLMKDVEDMRMENKKQLIELLMATAEKEELLKKLDSSKKMLMSCSREKEELHGQLTEALVENCCSGEKYMTVQAYISRRSKA
- the CCDC110 gene encoding coiled-coil domain-containing protein 110 isoform X1 gives rise to the protein MQEQVMGTSTAAIHSTDLSLSSTENVFQNVQELNKSSQITLEAFQQQLHFIGDLQQQTLEDVSMVHSEVTDILNQSIREMEDFHSPFTTEMTSTPKEENKNSSITRREYASLSMTDNISDKVKGEKKQYATTEEKDYPDNPSFHEAGNFPWMVTSEKLSTTKSREHHSDAGQTSPRNVAVQQYSNPQYAEPDDSNSEDTFYCLERDGDGENSRKQNLLAQQANDATKDLSTLGLSDLTSNVNESSLLHDATEMIHDSKHIEPWKRDLLYSDGKERGRMPEEIVDNKHAIHQENLEIHKLKSFLDREDQMNIPDQRTDYESKALRKSLKQLHENARYLRIENLQCRQQITRLTADKNILQLQLSKAEQDAEVYLQQVKVLTEKCEALLNQRQHVQDEGKYLSIDKHSLMKDVEDMRMENKKQLIELLMATAEKEELLKKLDSSKKMLMSCSREKEELHGQLTEALVENCCSGEKYMTVQAYISRRSKA